The nucleotide sequence GTGTCATCTTCGCTTTGGTTGCAATGTCTGCAACAGCTTCAGGAAGAGCTTACAGCTACAGAATTTAGTATGTGGGTCAGACCGCTACAGGCTGAGCTCAATGACAACACCCTGACGCTCTATGCGCCAAACCGCTTTGTACTTGACTGGGTGCGTGATAAGTACCTGAACAACATTAACCGCTTATTAAATGAATTTTGCGGTAATGATGTTCCCAACCTGAGATTTGAAGTGGGCAGCAAGCCGGTTTCAATGCCTCAGACAGTACCTGCTCCTCAAAAAACAAAAGCTGATGTGGCTGCTGAGTCTTCTGCTCCTGCACAGCTGCAGGCTGCCAAACCGGTTCATAAAACCTGGGATGACGAGTCAGTACCCGCAGATATTACCTATCGATCTAACGTTAACTTTAAGCATAAGTTTACTAACTTTGTTGAGGGTAAATCCAACCAGCTTGGTCTGGCGGCGGCAAGACAGGTTTCTGATAACCCGGGCGTTTCCTACAACCCTCTGTTTCTATACGGTGGAACAGGTCTGGGTAAAACTCACCTTCTGCATGCAGTAGGTAATGCCATCATAGATAACAACCCGAACGCAAAGGTTGTTTATATGCACTCTGAGCGTTTTGTTCAGGATATGGTTAAGGCACTGCAGAACAATGCCATCGAAGAATTTAAGCGTTATTACCGAAGTGTTGATGCACTGCTTATCGATGACATTCAGTTCTTTGCCAATAAAGAGCGTTCACAGGAAGAGTTCTTCCATACCTTCAACGCACTGCTTGAAGGAAACCAGCAGATTATTCTTACTTCTGACCGTTATCCGAAAGAGATCAGCGGTGTAGAAGATCGTCTGAAATCCCGCTTTGGCTGGGGTTTAACAGTTGCTATTGAGCCGCCAGAGCTGGAAACCCGTGTTGCTATATTAATGAAGAAAGCTGAAGATCATCAGATCCATCTGGCTGATGAAGTGGCTTTCTTTATTGCCAAGCGCCTGCGTTCCAATGTTCGTGAGCTGGAAGGCGCACTGAACCGTGTTATCGCTAATGCCAACTTTACCGGCCGTCCGATTACCATCGACTTTGTGCGTGAAGCGCTGCGCGATCTTTTAGCGCTGCAGGAAAAACTGGTCACTATCGATAATATCCAGAAGACAGTGGCGGAATACTAC is from Vibrio sp. JC009 and encodes:
- the dnaA gene encoding chromosomal replication initiator protein DnaA, translating into MSSSLWLQCLQQLQEELTATEFSMWVRPLQAELNDNTLTLYAPNRFVLDWVRDKYLNNINRLLNEFCGNDVPNLRFEVGSKPVSMPQTVPAPQKTKADVAAESSAPAQLQAAKPVHKTWDDESVPADITYRSNVNFKHKFTNFVEGKSNQLGLAAARQVSDNPGVSYNPLFLYGGTGLGKTHLLHAVGNAIIDNNPNAKVVYMHSERFVQDMVKALQNNAIEEFKRYYRSVDALLIDDIQFFANKERSQEEFFHTFNALLEGNQQIILTSDRYPKEISGVEDRLKSRFGWGLTVAIEPPELETRVAILMKKAEDHQIHLADEVAFFIAKRLRSNVRELEGALNRVIANANFTGRPITIDFVREALRDLLALQEKLVTIDNIQKTVAEYYKIKVADLLSKRRSRSVARPRQLAMALAKELTNHSLPEIGDAFGGRDHTTVLHACRKIEQLREESHDIKEDYSNLIRTLSS